Proteins found in one Xenopus laevis strain J_2021 chromosome 1L, Xenopus_laevis_v10.1, whole genome shotgun sequence genomic segment:
- the vps37b.L gene encoding uncharacterized protein LOC379838 isoform X1 → MTLAGNRSLAEENLLLQPDLENLKATLTQKYQELQSLLESHQLKKTKLDKQSVNSSLETLLALLQAEGAKIEEETENMAENFLDGGIQLENFTDEYLNKRKLAHLRRVKIEKLQEMVMKGQRLPQVSVLPQTHPLESNQAPQASYPANITPRRPVPPPPQAPSQPGLYPMPYAMAAQPAPGLPYAPSPCPPLPSRHGYQPSNQMPQPGYPAPFTQQYPPALPQRPPRLPPMPGFIAQ, encoded by the exons ATGACACTTGCTGGAAATCGAAGCCTTGCAGAGGAGAACCTGCTATTGCAACCAGATCTGGAAAACTTAAAAGCTACCCTCACACAAAAATACCAGGAGCTGCAAAGTCTCCTAGAATCCCACCAGTTGAAGAAAACAAAACTCG ATAAGCAGTCTGTCAATTCATCCCTGGAAACACTTTTAGCTCTTCTTCAGGCTGAAGGTGCCAAAATAGAAGAAGAGACAGAG aatatggCAGAGAATTTTCTTGATGGAGGCATCCAGCTGGAGAACTTCACTGATGAGTATTTGAACAAGCGCAAATTGGCCCATCTGCGACGTGTGAAAATTGAAAAACTTCAGGAGATGGTAATGAAGGGGCAAAGGCTTCCCCAAGTATCTGTGCTGCCACAAACCCACCCATTGGAATCAAACCAAGCACCTCAAGCTTCCTATCCAGCAAACATTACACCCAGAAGACCAGTGCCACCCCCACCCCAAGCACCTAGCCAACCTGGACTATATCCAATGCCATATGCAATGGCTGCTCAGCCAGCCCCTGGGCTCCCTTATGCACCATCTCCGTGCCCACCTCTTCCTTCTCGTCATGGCTATCAGCCTTCCAATCAGATGCCTCAGCCTGGTTATCCAGCTCCCTTCACACAACAGTATCCTCCTGCTCTCCCTCAAAGACCTCCTCGCCTTCCTCCTATGCCAGGCTTCATTGCACAGTGA